One Methylosinus sp. LW4 genomic region harbors:
- a CDS encoding circularly permuted type 2 ATP-grasp protein, translated as MDGVDGVTRVPYEKLAKWLTSVEPEFLASRRAQAELLFRRIGITFAVYGSQEATERLIPFDILPRIIARAEWAQLEKGLIQRVKALNLFLADLYGPGEILKAGVVPSELVYRNPAFRPEMAGRRVPHDIFVHIAGIDIIRTDDDGFYVLEDNARTPSGVSYMLENREVMMRLLPDLFGLHRVAPIENYPDQLLATLRSAAPRGAGADPVSVLLTPGQYNSAFYEHSFLADKLGIELVEGRDLFVKDDVVFMRTTEGPRRVDVIYRRLDDDFLDPLAFRPDSALGVAGLMGAYHAGNVTLANAVGTGVADDKAIYTYMPEVIRFYLGEEPLLKNVPTWRCREKEALAYVLDHLGELVVKEVNGSGGYGMLVGPHATKAQIAEFAAKLADNPTNFIAQPTLALSTCPVSVASGVAPRHVDLRPFVLYGPNGASVVPGGLTRVAMTENSLVVNSSQGGGTKDTWIIDDAPLARA; from the coding sequence ATGGACGGCGTCGACGGCGTGACCCGCGTTCCTTATGAAAAGCTCGCCAAATGGCTCACCTCAGTGGAGCCCGAGTTTCTCGCCTCCCGCCGGGCGCAGGCGGAGCTTCTGTTCCGGCGCATCGGCATCACCTTCGCGGTCTATGGCTCGCAGGAGGCGACCGAGCGGCTCATTCCCTTCGACATTCTGCCGCGCATCATCGCCCGCGCCGAATGGGCGCAGCTCGAGAAGGGCCTGATTCAACGCGTGAAGGCGCTGAATCTGTTTCTCGCCGATCTCTATGGCCCGGGCGAGATTTTGAAAGCGGGCGTGGTGCCGTCCGAGCTCGTCTATCGCAATCCCGCCTTTCGGCCGGAGATGGCGGGACGCCGCGTGCCGCACGACATCTTCGTGCATATCGCCGGCATAGACATCATCCGCACCGACGACGACGGCTTCTATGTGCTGGAGGACAACGCCCGCACGCCTTCCGGCGTCTCCTACATGCTGGAAAATCGCGAGGTGATGATGCGCCTGCTGCCCGATCTCTTCGGGCTGCATCGCGTCGCGCCGATCGAGAATTATCCCGATCAATTGCTCGCCACTCTGCGCTCCGCCGCGCCGCGCGGGGCGGGCGCCGATCCGGTGAGCGTGCTGCTGACGCCCGGCCAATATAATTCGGCCTTCTACGAGCATTCCTTCCTGGCCGACAAGCTCGGCATAGAGCTGGTCGAAGGACGCGATCTCTTCGTCAAGGACGATGTCGTCTTTATGCGCACGACCGAGGGGCCGCGCCGCGTCGATGTGATCTACCGGCGCCTGGACGACGACTTCCTCGACCCGCTGGCCTTCCGCCCCGATTCAGCTCTGGGCGTTGCCGGTCTGATGGGCGCCTATCATGCAGGCAATGTGACGCTCGCCAATGCAGTCGGCACGGGCGTGGCCGATGACAAGGCCATCTACACCTATATGCCGGAGGTGATCCGCTTCTATCTGGGCGAGGAGCCGCTGCTGAAGAATGTCCCCACCTGGCGCTGCCGCGAGAAGGAGGCGCTTGCTTATGTGCTCGACCATTTGGGCGAGCTGGTGGTGAAGGAGGTCAATGGCTCCGGCGGCTATGGCATGCTGGTCGGCCCGCACGCCACCAAGGCGCAGATCGCGGAATTCGCGGCCAAGCTCGCCGACAATCCCACCAATTTCATCGCCCAGCCGACGCTCGCCCTCTCCACCTGCCCGGTGTCGGTGGCGAGCGGCGTCGCGCCCCGCCATGTCGATCTCAGACCCTTCGTGCTCTATGGTCCGAATGGCGCGAGCGTGGTGCCGGGCGGCTTGACGCGCGTCGCCATGACGGAGAATTCTCTCGTCGTGAACTCCAGCCAAGGCGGCGGAACCAAGGACACATGGATCATCGACGATGCGCCGCTCGCGCGCGCATGA